Proteins from a genomic interval of Halopseudomonas litoralis:
- a CDS encoding sensor domain-containing protein: MDYQQVFERSSAPSLLLNRALQVITCNAAFEQAVGLPREAMVGHPVLEIFPGRDGQQQVLLQSFQQVLNSAAPHHIQMLDYQLSSNAQGSHEYWTTSHTPVLDDAGVVTAILCQPVSISELMLLRGQLAQPDSGIPEGPLALDLLSLLKAERERFNQLFQQAPGFVCILRGPKHVFELANDAYYQLIGHRQIIGQVLAEVLPEVVAQGFLDKLDRVYTTGEPFIGGAVPIELQRVIDGALEERFIDLTYQPILDAKGEISGIFVQGHDVTEAHWLSQEVSFQAAHDALTGLCNRREVARRMAELEQLGGTHALMYLDLDHFKIINDRCGHRAGDALLVEVARLLREHAQDEDVLARLGGDEFAMVLRNCSLDHARQRAQQICEGIRQLRFMWNGRRYSITFSAGVASFGSEALASFSEGLGLADAACFLAKEKGRNQVIVSQPSDEEVRRRQQDMDWTDRLREAMREDRVVLFGQRFECFSEASREEGMTCFEVLSRLRGAEGELISPGAFIPAAERYGLIGELDRHIIHKAFSILQQMDPAQRQRTRYFVNVSGLTLGSRGFLEYVFSTLGQFPDVQPGNVCFEVTETAAINSLEVTANLLGELVNHGFQVALDDFGSGMSSFAYLQHLPVQYLKIDGEFIKGIRNPPAGSVIVESVIQVARAFNIKTIAESVEWPDLAPILQAVGADYGQGFALHRPEPLPF, encoded by the coding sequence ATGGACTACCAGCAAGTCTTCGAACGATCGTCAGCGCCTTCGCTCCTGCTCAATCGCGCGTTGCAGGTTATTACTTGCAACGCTGCATTCGAGCAGGCAGTGGGTCTGCCGCGGGAGGCTATGGTTGGCCATCCGGTACTGGAGATATTCCCCGGTCGGGACGGTCAGCAGCAGGTGTTGCTGCAGTCTTTTCAGCAGGTGCTCAATAGCGCCGCGCCGCATCATATCCAGATGCTTGATTATCAGTTGTCCTCTAATGCCCAGGGTTCCCATGAATACTGGACGACCAGCCATACGCCGGTGCTTGACGACGCCGGAGTGGTGACAGCGATTCTCTGCCAGCCGGTCAGTATCTCCGAGCTGATGCTATTGCGCGGACAGCTGGCCCAGCCGGACAGCGGCATCCCGGAGGGTCCGTTGGCGCTGGACCTGCTCAGCCTGCTCAAGGCCGAGCGCGAGCGTTTCAATCAATTGTTCCAACAGGCGCCTGGCTTCGTTTGCATCCTTCGCGGTCCCAAGCATGTGTTCGAGCTGGCCAACGATGCCTATTACCAACTGATAGGCCACCGCCAGATTATCGGCCAGGTGCTCGCTGAAGTGTTACCGGAAGTGGTGGCGCAGGGCTTTCTCGACAAGCTGGACCGGGTTTACACCACCGGCGAGCCCTTCATCGGCGGAGCGGTGCCGATCGAACTGCAGCGCGTGATCGATGGCGCGCTGGAAGAACGCTTCATCGATCTGACCTATCAGCCGATCCTGGATGCCAAAGGCGAGATCAGCGGCATCTTCGTCCAGGGGCATGATGTGACCGAGGCTCATTGGCTGTCCCAGGAGGTCAGTTTCCAGGCGGCCCATGATGCACTCACCGGCTTGTGCAATCGCCGCGAAGTGGCCCGGCGGATGGCCGAACTGGAACAGCTGGGTGGTACCCATGCGCTGATGTACCTGGATCTGGATCATTTCAAGATCATCAATGACCGTTGCGGCCACCGCGCAGGTGATGCCTTGCTGGTCGAGGTGGCACGGCTGCTGCGCGAGCACGCTCAGGATGAGGATGTGCTTGCCCGCCTGGGTGGTGATGAATTCGCCATGGTGTTGCGTAACTGTTCGCTGGACCACGCCCGCCAGCGAGCGCAGCAGATCTGCGAAGGTATCCGGCAGCTGCGTTTCATGTGGAACGGCCGACGCTATTCGATCACTTTCAGTGCCGGTGTCGCCAGTTTCGGCAGTGAGGCCCTGGCCTCCTTCAGCGAAGGGCTGGGTCTGGCGGATGCGGCATGTTTCCTGGCCAAGGAAAAAGGCCGCAACCAAGTCATCGTCAGCCAACCAAGCGACGAGGAAGTCCGCCGCCGACAACAGGATATGGATTGGACCGATCGCCTGCGCGAAGCCATGCGCGAGGATCGGGTGGTGCTATTCGGTCAGCGCTTCGAATGTTTCAGCGAGGCCTCCCGCGAGGAAGGCATGACGTGCTTCGAGGTGTTGTCCCGACTGCGTGGAGCCGAGGGTGAGCTGATTTCACCCGGTGCCTTCATTCCCGCCGCCGAACGCTATGGCCTGATCGGCGAGCTGGATCGGCACATTATCCACAAGGCGTTTTCCATCCTCCAGCAGATGGACCCGGCGCAGCGTCAGCGTACCCGCTATTTCGTCAATGTCTCGGGTCTGACACTGGGCAGCCGGGGCTTCCTGGAATATGTGTTCTCGACTTTGGGGCAGTTCCCCGACGTGCAACCGGGTAACGTCTGTTTCGAGGTGACCGAGACAGCGGCTATCAATAGTCTGGAGGTGACGGCTAACTTGCTTGGCGAGTTGGTCAACCATGGCTTTCAGGTGGCACTGGATGATTTCGGCAGCGGGATGTCGTCCTTTGCCTATCTGCAACATCTGCCCGTGCAGTACCTCAAGATCGATGGCGAATTCATCAAGGGCATTCGCAATCCGCCGGCGGGCAGCGTGATCGTCGAATCGGTGATCCAGGTGGCGCGCGCCTTCAATATCAAGACCATTGCCGAATCCGTGGAATGGCCGGATCTCGCTCCGATATTGCAGGCCGTGGGCGCCGATTACGGTCAGGGTTTTGCGTTGCACCGCCCTGAACCCTTGCCGTTTTGA